A single genomic interval of Rosistilla ulvae harbors:
- a CDS encoding FG-GAP-like repeat-containing protein, whose translation MKNIGRFIGSRNDRKTARRLEQGGKHRQLRMLLAESLESRQLLAADLAPVSLMANHNYLVAEDVNADFQVTPSDALMVLNDLARHGAGELGSNNSAANRFTDVNADGALTPVDALIVLNRVNRGEGEVDPLLNIKLDVTQDGESILAENTRNFEVNVGEKFDVEVRYADLRTPVDHRLGVFSLYVDILASGIDSFRPVLSETQIIELSENLEDASGVLTIAFGNDPDRTAEIPVRSGDPSVSSLEDDPENAIRIAIEEGLGLGAGTVSVNQAVRSGRDTDNGGGGIVGTGDPFQYIIRFVGENAEFADIPNLIVNTDTITDAAVTGSLVEVPVYSTTDQSQINPNSLLYNIDFRSSTMGNRVVYGDVRSGVYNPGNQETFDEIGGVGPALENGLPVTENRDVLQNFEAFSIEMQAVRAQDNVTFTLDLPDNPIGSEIALYGTSASSDVALTDELISILLADDPETIEDERTGLVIGRFVIPTELPITAVTDNVNIPEDAAERQIDVLSNDLPSPADLNVVSVGPASHGTTRIEQGEVFYKPAADYFGPDTFTYEINDGTNIATGTVTVDVGSVNDPPIGQRILVKTVRGATVAIPYNSFLLPQPANENDTVGVTQVSAVHGDVATSAGRNLVYHAPTSSVHDDQISVTFSDGTATDTVLIDIEIIDPSAPMAVADRIAVNQNRATTFSTDFVLLNNDSVSTGFKRVVRFETDATDGMAATKGTVTGNANGTFTYTPPANLFGTAADSFRYVMSDGTNQSDPVVVTVDILRINATPIAGDVSATINTATNSQIAIDLTNAISPGIGEEGVPGETVQVSEVSQGDLGGQVSIAPGAQGVDYTPVTGTTGTETFTYTVADQLGLEAVGTITVTIVDIGGGGTGGTASISGVKFHDLNDNGARDAGEPTLPDWTIYLDLNNNANFDVGEPTSITDDQGVYRFDDLLASDYTVRELGQAGWRQSFPTMVTSGNVSVKTGDYAGFTTVADIDRDGDLDIIVANEYSDSKKHESNIVLLTNNGNGNFAQSTLPLPDDSRPQAVIADQDLTGDGIADMVVASAGVVGSAIGSSRASGLQLFVGTELGFDPVWRSIAAGEGPSDLVARDLNGDGIVDLLVTNHRSDDVSILLGTGGGNFAAPIGLATGEEPVALALTQLAKDGRDLLAVANYQSGSVSIFTGRDGSFELRETISDLTNPTDLLLVDINNDGKDDLVVADSGTDTIRTYLGNGKGKFTEFDVRAVKSGVSGDMRQRPEAIDVTDFNADGVVDLLIANRQGGESLWINNGNGTFRYASNLLMPSMPNFNPLLAKSIAVADLDGDAELDYVVAFAAGGVSIHTSSVSEAPGFYLVSLSDGEASDGNDFGNFQFDTNPTETVSLSVTSAAITENDSSGSSTVWATLSTALDHPVVVTLGVGGSATLGADYTLSPRQLTIAPGELFATATITSINDAIDEGAGESIELTIDSVIGALDGNAPPTTVTIVDDDTASLPLVTEISAASASVDEGESVAVTVTLSEPASEQVVVSLDYATGTATLDEDFTAPLSVVVPVGQTTGTLTLETLDDLANEIDESIIVEVVGVSGATEAGVLSTTVTIIDGDTDNGIPPVATLTASANSMDEMGGFVTFTATLDKTTDHDVVLDLTPSGTAALDEDYRLPRQLVISAGSLAGSVAAHAIDDLLDDQDESFTVVFSAAQGGTLSGETSFDVAIVDNDAPTVSLAADLNLIGEDGGIARITAQLSSAKSIPTIVDLSFAGTAVWGQHYTVQSSRIIIPAEATSGSILVQAINNQEIENVDRVIEITAIGLNTSTSVTIRNEDGVSFPLRAEGTPLSGDGAVVTSDELSALYAASIDIWQRAGLSDQGLDRLRDLGVEIEDLDGDLLGLAEQDRIAIDLNAAGFGWFVDATPDDDSEFQQNGDPAAAASIDLLSVILHEQGHLLGLDHGDSELMLESLAAGTRRTPSDADVDQALQDMF comes from the coding sequence ATGAAGAACATTGGACGCTTTATTGGTTCGCGCAACGATCGCAAAACTGCACGCCGGTTGGAACAGGGGGGAAAGCATCGTCAGCTGCGTATGTTGTTGGCTGAATCGCTCGAATCGCGACAATTGCTGGCGGCTGATCTGGCGCCTGTATCGCTGATGGCAAACCACAATTATCTGGTCGCCGAAGACGTCAACGCCGACTTTCAAGTCACCCCCAGCGATGCCTTGATGGTGCTCAATGATCTGGCTCGCCACGGGGCGGGGGAACTCGGTTCCAACAACAGCGCGGCGAATCGCTTCACCGATGTGAATGCCGATGGTGCGCTGACACCCGTCGACGCGTTGATCGTGCTGAATCGCGTCAATCGTGGCGAAGGTGAAGTCGATCCGTTGTTGAACATCAAGCTCGACGTGACGCAAGATGGCGAGTCGATCCTCGCCGAGAACACGCGAAATTTTGAAGTCAACGTCGGGGAGAAGTTTGACGTCGAAGTCCGCTATGCCGATCTCCGTACACCGGTCGACCACCGCTTGGGCGTCTTTTCGTTGTACGTCGATATCTTGGCTAGCGGTATCGATTCGTTCCGACCGGTGCTCAGCGAAACGCAGATCATCGAACTGTCGGAAAATCTCGAAGACGCTTCGGGAGTGCTGACCATCGCCTTTGGCAACGATCCCGATCGGACGGCGGAGATCCCTGTTCGCAGCGGCGACCCCAGCGTTTCGAGCCTTGAGGATGATCCCGAAAATGCGATCCGAATCGCCATCGAAGAAGGGCTTGGATTGGGAGCCGGCACCGTTTCGGTTAACCAAGCAGTTCGCAGCGGACGGGATACCGACAACGGTGGTGGGGGAATTGTTGGAACCGGCGATCCTTTCCAGTACATCATTCGTTTTGTCGGTGAAAACGCAGAGTTCGCTGACATACCGAACCTGATCGTGAACACCGATACCATCACCGATGCAGCGGTCACGGGCAGCTTGGTCGAAGTCCCCGTTTACTCGACCACGGATCAGTCGCAGATCAATCCCAACTCATTGCTGTACAACATCGACTTCCGCAGTTCGACGATGGGGAACCGCGTGGTTTATGGCGATGTTCGCTCGGGCGTTTACAACCCCGGCAACCAGGAAACGTTCGATGAAATTGGTGGTGTCGGTCCGGCCTTGGAGAACGGTCTGCCGGTGACGGAGAATCGAGATGTGTTGCAGAACTTTGAAGCCTTCAGCATCGAGATGCAAGCGGTCCGCGCCCAGGATAACGTCACCTTCACGCTCGACCTGCCCGACAATCCGATCGGTTCGGAGATCGCGCTGTATGGGACCAGTGCCAGTTCGGATGTCGCGTTGACCGACGAACTGATTTCGATCTTGTTGGCCGACGATCCGGAGACGATCGAAGACGAACGAACGGGACTTGTGATCGGCCGGTTTGTGATTCCGACCGAGTTGCCGATCACTGCAGTGACCGATAATGTTAATATTCCCGAAGATGCCGCGGAACGTCAGATCGACGTTCTGAGCAACGATCTGCCGTCGCCGGCCGATCTGAACGTGGTTTCGGTTGGCCCTGCGAGCCACGGCACGACAAGGATCGAGCAAGGCGAGGTCTTCTACAAACCTGCCGCTGATTATTTTGGTCCCGACACGTTCACCTACGAGATCAATGACGGAACGAACATCGCCACGGGAACCGTGACGGTCGACGTGGGTTCGGTCAACGATCCACCGATCGGACAACGGATTTTGGTGAAGACGGTGCGTGGGGCTACCGTTGCGATTCCGTACAATTCGTTCCTGCTGCCTCAGCCGGCCAACGAAAACGATACGGTCGGTGTCACCCAGGTGTCGGCGGTCCACGGCGATGTCGCGACTTCGGCGGGCAGGAATCTGGTCTATCACGCGCCGACCAGCAGCGTTCACGACGATCAGATCAGCGTCACTTTCTCCGATGGAACTGCGACCGATACGGTGTTGATCGATATCGAGATCATCGATCCATCGGCTCCCATGGCGGTCGCTGATCGGATCGCTGTCAACCAAAATCGGGCGACGACGTTCAGCACCGACTTTGTGCTGTTGAACAACGATTCGGTCTCGACGGGGTTCAAACGCGTGGTTCGCTTTGAAACCGATGCCACCGATGGTATGGCCGCGACGAAGGGGACCGTTACCGGAAACGCCAACGGCACCTTCACTTACACTCCGCCTGCGAATTTGTTTGGTACCGCTGCCGACTCGTTCCGCTATGTGATGTCCGATGGCACCAACCAGAGCGATCCGGTGGTTGTGACGGTCGACATCTTGAGAATCAACGCGACACCGATTGCCGGCGACGTCTCCGCAACGATCAACACCGCGACGAACAGTCAGATCGCCATCGACCTGACCAACGCGATCAGTCCTGGGATCGGCGAAGAAGGCGTGCCGGGCGAAACGGTGCAAGTCAGCGAGGTCAGCCAAGGCGATCTCGGCGGTCAGGTGAGCATCGCCCCCGGCGCACAGGGAGTGGATTACACACCTGTGACCGGGACGACGGGAACCGAGACGTTCACCTATACCGTTGCCGATCAATTGGGGCTCGAAGCGGTGGGAACGATCACGGTTACGATTGTCGACATCGGCGGTGGTGGCACCGGGGGAACGGCTTCGATCAGCGGCGTCAAGTTCCACGATTTGAACGACAATGGGGCCCGCGATGCCGGCGAACCGACGCTGCCCGATTGGACGATCTATTTGGATTTGAATAACAACGCCAACTTCGATGTGGGCGAACCGACATCGATCACCGACGATCAAGGCGTTTATCGGTTCGACGATTTGCTGGCCAGTGATTACACCGTTCGCGAATTGGGCCAAGCGGGCTGGCGTCAGAGTTTCCCCACGATGGTCACGTCGGGGAACGTTTCGGTCAAAACCGGTGATTATGCCGGCTTCACGACTGTCGCCGATATCGATCGCGATGGCGATCTGGACATTATCGTTGCCAACGAATACTCCGATTCCAAGAAGCATGAATCGAACATCGTTCTGTTGACCAACAATGGCAACGGTAACTTCGCACAGTCAACGCTTCCGCTGCCCGATGATTCACGCCCCCAAGCGGTGATCGCCGACCAAGATCTGACGGGGGATGGGATCGCCGATATGGTTGTCGCATCGGCAGGGGTGGTGGGATCCGCAATCGGTAGTTCCAGAGCGAGCGGTTTGCAGTTGTTCGTCGGAACCGAATTGGGGTTTGATCCGGTTTGGCGATCGATCGCCGCAGGCGAGGGGCCGTCCGATCTGGTGGCTCGCGATCTGAACGGTGATGGCATCGTCGATCTGTTGGTCACCAACCATCGTTCGGACGACGTTTCGATCTTGTTAGGAACCGGTGGCGGGAACTTTGCCGCACCGATCGGACTGGCAACCGGTGAAGAGCCGGTCGCCCTTGCGTTGACTCAACTGGCAAAAGACGGCCGCGATCTTCTGGCCGTGGCCAATTACCAGTCGGGCAGCGTTTCGATCTTCACCGGTCGCGATGGTTCCTTTGAACTGCGCGAAACGATCAGCGATCTTACCAATCCGACCGATCTACTGTTGGTCGATATCAACAACGACGGGAAGGACGATCTGGTCGTCGCCGATTCGGGTACCGACACGATTCGCACCTATCTGGGCAATGGCAAAGGGAAGTTTACCGAATTCGATGTCCGAGCGGTGAAAAGCGGTGTCAGTGGCGATATGCGGCAACGTCCCGAGGCGATTGATGTAACCGATTTCAACGCCGATGGGGTTGTCGATCTGTTGATCGCCAATCGCCAAGGGGGCGAATCGCTGTGGATCAATAATGGCAACGGAACGTTCCGCTACGCTTCGAACCTGTTGATGCCGTCGATGCCGAACTTCAACCCGCTGCTAGCGAAATCGATCGCCGTCGCGGATCTCGATGGCGATGCCGAACTCGATTACGTCGTCGCCTTCGCAGCCGGTGGTGTCAGTATCCATACCAGCAGCGTCTCGGAAGCCCCAGGCTTCTATTTGGTGAGTTTGTCCGATGGCGAAGCGTCGGATGGCAACGACTTTGGCAACTTCCAGTTCGACACCAATCCGACCGAGACGGTCTCGTTGTCGGTTACCTCAGCGGCGATTACCGAAAACGATTCGTCCGGTTCATCGACCGTGTGGGCGACTTTGTCGACAGCGCTCGATCATCCCGTCGTCGTGACGCTGGGAGTTGGCGGATCGGCAACACTGGGAGCGGATTACACACTATCGCCGCGTCAGTTGACGATCGCACCGGGGGAATTGTTCGCGACCGCAACGATCACGAGCATCAACGATGCCATCGACGAAGGGGCTGGCGAGTCGATCGAATTGACGATCGACAGCGTGATTGGGGCGTTGGATGGTAACGCACCGCCGACGACTGTCACGATTGTCGATGACGATACGGCATCGTTGCCGCTGGTGACGGAGATCTCCGCGGCATCGGCCTCGGTCGACGAAGGCGAGTCGGTCGCGGTGACGGTGACGCTTTCCGAACCGGCCAGCGAACAGGTTGTGGTGTCGCTGGACTATGCGACCGGAACCGCAACCCTCGACGAAGACTTTACCGCACCGTTATCCGTTGTCGTTCCGGTGGGGCAGACCACCGGAACGCTGACGCTGGAAACGCTCGACGATCTGGCGAACGAAATCGATGAATCGATCATCGTCGAGGTCGTTGGTGTCAGTGGAGCGACCGAAGCGGGGGTCTTGAGCACCACCGTCACAATTATCGATGGCGACACCGACAACGGAATACCTCCCGTGGCAACCCTGACCGCATCGGCAAATTCGATGGATGAGATGGGAGGCTTTGTAACCTTCACTGCGACATTGGACAAAACGACCGATCACGATGTGGTTCTCGATCTCACTCCCAGTGGCACCGCTGCGTTGGACGAGGATTACAGGCTTCCGCGCCAGTTGGTGATCTCCGCGGGTAGCTTGGCTGGATCGGTTGCCGCGCATGCGATCGACGATCTGCTTGACGATCAGGACGAGTCATTTACCGTCGTGTTTAGCGCGGCCCAGGGAGGAACGCTAAGCGGTGAGACTTCGTTCGATGTTGCGATCGTCGACAACGACGCGCCTACGGTTTCGCTGGCCGCCGATCTCAATTTGATCGGCGAGGATGGTGGCATCGCCCGAATCACGGCGCAACTTAGCTCTGCAAAATCGATTCCGACGATCGTCGACCTGTCGTTTGCGGGGACGGCTGTTTGGGGGCAGCACTACACCGTACAGAGTTCCCGGATCATCATCCCTGCCGAAGCGACGTCCGGGTCGATCTTGGTGCAAGCCATCAACAACCAAGAGATCGAA